The genomic segment CCATGGCGTTGTTTTCGCTGTTTCTGTCGAAAAAAGATTGATTTATCGTTACTGTCTGATAAGATCGTTTCTGTTTAAAAAAGATACTTCTGGAGGATGTTGATGGATAGCCGAGCATTTCCGCCAAGCCGCCGCGCTTTCATCGGCGGTTCGGATGCAAAGATCATCATGGGCGTCGATGAGGCCGCCTTGCTGCGGCTGTGGCAGGAGAAGCGCGGCGAACGCGAACCCCAAGACCTGGCCAATGATCTGGTGGTGCAGCTCGGCTCGGTCACCGAGCCCCTCAACCGGCACTGGTATGAGACCCACACCGGGCACAAGGTGAGCGAGGTGCAGCGGCAGTTCTTCCATCCACTTCACCGCTGGATGGCCGCCACGCTCGACGGCCGAATCGATGCCACGGGCGCGGTGTTCGAGGCTAAATTTATGCTGCCGTGGAATTTTTCGGAAGAGCTCGCGGCGGAAAAGCACATGCCGCAGCTGCAGCACAACATGTGGGTGACGGCATCGCGGACGGCGGTGTTGTCGGTCATTACCGGCGGCGGCAAGTGGGTGGAGATAACGGTCGGAGCCGATCCTCTCTACCAGCACCTGCTGCTGACCGCAGAGAAAAAATTCTGGCGCTGTGTGGCGAACGGAGAGCCGCCCCGACTGTTCGGCATCGAGCCGCCGAGAGCGCGCTTGCAAGCGGTGCGCGCGGTGGACATGAGCGCCTCCAACGCCTGGGCTGCTTTGGCGGAGGTGTTTCGCCGCACGCGCGACGCGGCGATCGACCATGAGCGGGCGAAAAGCGAACTGAAGGCCCTCGTGCCGGAAGATGCCCGAGAAGCAACCGGCCATGGGGTACGTGCCAAGCGCTCGAAATCCGGCGCGATCAGCTTTGAGCTGACTGGGCGTCCATAGCTGGCGCGTGAGGACGCCACAGCGCCACCTCGGTTGTTTGTCCGAACGGTGAGAGCTGCGGCCGAGCGCGCAAAACCGCTTCACCGCACCGCCTTGAGCTAACCGACGCAGAACCATGTATCAATCAAGCCAGAGCATCAATCAGGTCGCCGCCGCGCTCGCCCGCGCACAGGCCGAGCTGGAAAACCCGGAAAAGGCGCTCACGGCGACGCTGCCTGGACCCTTCCCCAACAGCGAATGCCACAGCTTCCGCTATGCCTCCTTGGCGCGCGGGCTTGAGATTGTGCGCAAGAGCTTGAGCAAACAGGAGATCGCCACAGTGCAGGCCACGGCGCTTGAGCCGGAGAGCGGGCTGATCCGGCTCACCACCGCCCTGCTCCACAGCTCAGGCGAATGGATTGCGTCAGACTGGCCGGTCTGCACCATCGCCGACATCGCCACGCCGCATCGGATGGGCGCTGCGCTGACCTACGCGCGGCGGTACGCGCTGTTCACGTTGATCGGGATTGCCGGCGAAGATGAGTTCGACGCACCGGATCTTGCCATCAGGCCCGGATCCAACCCACCGGCTGATGAACTAGGATCTCCTCCTGGAGTGGTCCCGCCTGGCTCGCCTCTGCCCACGGCCAACGCGCCCTGGCGCGCAGAAACGAAACGTGCCGCCGCCGGTCAGGCCGCGGCCCCCGCGACCGAACCCAAAACTTCTGAAGCGCTTGCCGCGCGTCTGCTCGCCGAGCTTCAGTCGCTTGCCAATGTGGAGGACATCGACCGCTGGGCACAGCGGGTGTGGCGGCACGCGAACACACTCACAGTACGGGGCGCCCAGCGGCTTGGCGAAGCTCTCGAGGACCGGCTCACCCGGCTGCAAGCCGCCGAACAGTCCACGCCAAGCCCGGAAGCGGCAGACACGGATGGCGCTGCCAGCTGGGCTCGCGTCGGAAAATTGCAGCGGCGCCGCGATCGCGAACACCTGCGCTTCGTCGCCAAGCAGCCCTGCCTCGCTTGTGGCCGGAGCCCGTCCGATCCGCACCACCTGCAGTTCGCGCAGCCCAGGGGCCTTGGCCTGAAGGTGAGCGACGAATTCACCGTGCCGCTCTGCCGCGCCCATCACCGGGAGCTGCATCGGGCAAGCAACGAAGTCGAGTGGTGGTTGCGGTTAGCCATCGAGCCGTTAGAAGTGGCCCGCAGGCTTTGGCTGACGACGCACCCGTTATAACCGCACCTGCACGCGCTTTAGAGCTGCCGGTTGTGCTTGTTGGCGATGGACGCCGCCGAGCTCGCGCAGAAACCTAGTCGAAGACGCCACGCCTCGGAGGCCTCGGGCATCGATACTGCGCGCAAGTCTCTGCGCCAGCAAGAGATCGCCATCATCCAGACCACGCGGCTCGAACCGTCCACCGGCACGATCCAACTCACCACGTTGCTGGTGCATTCTTTCCGGCGTGTGACTTTCCTCGGACTGGCGGCCTGTGCGCCGGATGCGGTGGCGTTCCGCCCTGAAGCAGATCGAGCTAGATCGTCAACGCCACTGAGGCCGGGGTAGAAGTAAGCAGTTCGGAAAGCGCCGCGCATCGCACGTTCGCGTTGCGACGCGGACCGCCTGCGTCTTCAACGGCTGATCGCTCGATCAGAGCCATGAATGCCATTCGCAAGCGCAGCAATCCAGCTCACACGGCAAGAGTTTCATCCTTGATGAGCGACAGCTCAAGTTGTTCTATGTGTGCTGGTAGCTCGCGTGCTGATGAGGTGAAAATGAGTAATGCGCTCATCGTTCACAAAGCTCATCTGCCAAAATCGCTCCTCAGCGGGCTGGCAGCGCAATATGTCCGCATGTCAACCGACCGGCAGCAGTACTCCATTCAAAATCAGGCGGCCGTCATCGCCGCCTACGCCCACGCGCATCATTTGACGCTGGTGCGAACCTACAAGGACGAAGGCGAGAGCGGGTTGCTCATCAAGAACAGGACTGGGCTCCTCCAATTGCTGGAGGATGTCGAGAGCAGCCAGGCCGACTTTGGTCATCTCCTGGTCTACGACGTAAGCCGATGGGGCCGTTTCCAGGACGTCGATGAAAGCGCGCATTACGAGTTCGTTTGCCGGCGCGCTGGCATCAAGGTCGCTTATTGCGCTGAGCAATTCGAGAACGATGGGAGCATGCTCGCGAGCATCGTCAAGAACATCAAGCGCGTGATGGCCGCCGAGTACAGCCGCGAGCTGTCAGCGAAGGTCTACGCCGGTCAGTGCCGCTTCGCGCGGCTCGGCTACAAACCTTGTGGACGTGCCGGCTACGCACTCGTGCGGGAGCTCGTCGACGAAAAGATGCAGACGAGACGAGTGATGAAACAGGGGGAACGGAAGTACCTTCTGACCGACCACATCCGCATTCGACCGGGTGCCCCCATGGAGATCGCGGTCGTAAAGTGGATTTTCGAAAGGTTCTTGGAGGTTAAGTCGGAGACAGTGATCGCTTGGGAGCTCAACCAAAAAGGGCTCGTCACGAGTACCGGCGTGCCATGGACCCGCGCCGCGGTTGGCACTGTTCTCAGAAACGAGAGCTACATCGGAAACCTCATCTTCAACCGGAAGTCCCAAAAGCTCCGACAGGCCGCGGTGAGGAATCCGCCTGACCAATGGATCAGATGCAAGGACTGCATCGAGCCCATCATTGATCGCGAGATCTTCTTCACCGCTAGAAACATTATAGAGAACCGGCGCGTTGATCTTTCTGAGGATGAGATGCTGGTTCGGCTGCGCAAAACTCTTCTTAAAGAGGGCCGCTTGACGCCGACCATTATCGATCGAACTCCGGGACTGCCCTGCTCCGCGACCTGCCAGACTCATTTTGGCAATTTTCGAAATCTCTATCGATTGCTCGGCTATAGCCCGAAGCGAAACTACGAATTTCTCGACGCCCGCCCTGTCTGGTCCGAGCTCAGGGCAAAGCTCGTCGAACAGGTCGCTGCTGCGATCAAGGCGGCAGGCGGACGCATCAGTTCAGGCGGCTGGAGCCATTGCCTGCGCGTGAACGGGTCGGCCTGCCTTTCCGTGAGGGCTGCCCGTTGGACACCGCCGCAAAAGCCAACCCATGCACCGCACTGGAGCATCGAGCGCGAGGCATGCCTCCCTGGCGGCTGGATTGCCGCCATCCGCCTAGCCGAGCACAACAAGACAGTGCTCGACTACGTGTTGTTGCCGACCGATGGCAAAGTGAAACGCACGATCCGCTTTTCCGAGGCGGCGCGAGCGCGGCGAGGAATTGCGCGCTTCAAGACCGCCAAGGGCCTCGTCCAAGCCATCACGAGGCGATTGACAAAAGCGGATCCTACTACCCAGACGCCCCCGACGCGGCAGCGTGGGCGGGCGAAAGCGATGCCATCCAAGTCCAGAAAGATCCACCGACGACGCTGAGGTCCGACCAACCGCATTTTGGGACCTTGTGCCCACGCCCGGCGTAAGCTTTGATGCACGCGTTTAGGATGTGCTATTATGAGCGTTAGGTCGATTGTCGCGAAAATCCTAAGAGACGAACTTACGTCCGTGGGCATCCGGTCACTGACCGTCCAGGAGTCGGAGAGGATCGCTGCGCGCATTTTCGAGCGGATCACTGAGCTTGAGCTGGAGCTTGCCGCGCGTGACTTCGCCTCCATGAGCCGTGATCGCAACTAGCTTTGTCGTGCTTTCTCGAGGTGTCGTTTCGACCAGCAACCTGGCAAGGATTGAGGCGACTTGAGCCATGCCCGACCTCCGTTGGCAAATGCGAAACAGAGATCACGCCAGTGTCGAAAAGAACGGCGTTGCAGGGGCTGGCTGCGGGTGGGTATCTCAACTATAGCCTGCTCTAACGCCAACGTCCGTCTCGAGCCGCAGACTGTGCAAAAAACGGGCAGCATTCCCGTGAACGCGGGCGAGCCGCTGCGCTATGCTGAGGGGCGACTACGAAACTAGTCACAATCTCAGTTAATTCCCCGCTGGCTCTCGAGGCCGAAGGGTTTTTCTATGAAGATCAACGCGAGGCGCCAATTTAGACTCTCGATATTAACTTGGCTTTAAGACCTGTTGTATGGTGGCGCAGGGTCATATAGACAGGGCCTGTGTCAGCGTCAGTTGCGTTTGAGATCCATGATTACGTACAAACAGTATCACATCCAGCGATTTGAGCATGGCCATAAACGCTGGGTTGCCCGCATCACGCGGACGGACGGTCAAAACATCCGCACCATCCTGCCGGCCTCTGAGCATCCCTACCTTGACACGAAGCCCGCGTCCTCCGCCGAGGAAGCCGAGGAGCTTGCCAAGGAAGGCATCGACTTTGGCGGCATGGTTTAGGCGCTCCTTGAGAGCTTAAGCCTCTGCTGTTGCAGCGAGATCTCGCAAAACCCGCGAAGAAATTGAACGCCTTGGGGGTAAGTTGCAGCGTCCACTCCGCTCCATGGCGCGAGCAGAGAGAGCCCTTCGGTTCCTCCGGGCCTAGCCTTGTTTGGGAAGCGATAGCCGGCAGCTTACAGCAGCATTCCCCGCTTTCCGAGCCACGCCAGTGCCGTCGAGCAAGCGGCCGAAAGCAAGGCGGTCCAAAACCAGGAACGCCCACGGGCGGCGCTGATTGAGCGCAGATACAGGAAAGCTCCGAGGATCTTTCCGTAATTCCTTCGGAATTCTCCGTTAAGCTTAGCTACTTCCGGCAGATCGGAGCAAACCTTGCGTTGCCCGGCCATTGGCTGGACTCCATTTACGACTGGACCAGCACCCTATGAACCACTGTTTTGCCCGACGATGCAAGTTCCATTTCGGGTTTTCGGCACGCTGCAGGTCGTCGACCGCCAGACGCCTGGTATCGAGCAAGCCGCCAACCAAAAATGCTGACCCAAGTAGCTCAGTCGCTTATCTCAAACTTGAATCGGGCCAGCGAGGAAGCTCATCGGCGGACCGGGATCGAGGCAGGTTCGGCCGCACTATCGCGTACAGCAGGAAAAGGCCGATGGTGATGGCCACCGCCAGCAGAGGAAAGATGTCGTTCATGCCGCCTCCAAGTCTTCGAACTAAATGATAGCAGCGATGCATCTACCCGTCCAAACGCGATGATGTTCTCCGGCTTGAGCCCGACTGTTGAATTCCTGCTTCAATACCAGCCCAGCTTGAGGTCTCATCCATTGTTCCGCTAGATGCGTTTGAATCCTTCCCGCTGCCGCGAGAGAGGGGCCTTCTCATAAGATCTTGAAGCGATCAGAACTCCTCCGCAACTGCATCGAAGCCGGCGAAACCAGAACCATCGGAATCGTCCCAACCAGATAAACCAAGCCGATGAGCGTTGCGGCTCGGTATTGCTTTTTCAGCACTTGTTTGCGGGCCGCTACTCTTCGCTGTGTTTGCGCGATGGGGTTTCTGTTGATTGGAAGCCAGCTTCCCTCCTCGGTTTTGCTAGCTCGCAATCGACCGAACTTCTGATCGCAAATCGACAGCATCAATCCTCCGTTCCCGCGCCACCACGATGCGACAGTGGTTGATGCGGAGAATCATGGGACCAAGCTGTTAACAGCGGAGCGATAAAAGTATGGAGGTTAGACCCATTGAAGAAATAGGCTGCGATGCCAGCTGCCTGCGCCGCAGCAAGATCAGTCTGCTTGTCCCCGACCATGAAGCTATCATCGATATCCACTGGGTAGCGCCCGAGCAGAGCTCTAATCATCCCGGGCTGCGGCTTGCGACAGTTGCAGAGGATACGGTATCGCTCAATCAGCCCATCGGGGTGGTGCGGGCAGAACTCGAACGCATCGATATGTGCACCGACGATAGCAAGTTCACGCGACATCCATTCGTGCAAATTGCGAACATGCCGCTCCTCATAATAGCCCCGCGCAATTCCTGATTGGTTCGTTACGACAAAAGCAAAATACCCGGCGTCGTTGACTGCCTTTACGGCTTGTTTGGCTCCTTCCACCCACCGGAGCTTGTCCGGATCAAAAGCATAGCGGTCGTCCTCGTTGAGGACGCCATCGCGATCAAAAAAGACTGCCGGACGCTTCAAAGCTCACTGGCCACGAGGGAAAGGATCCTCCCGATCTTCCGACAATCCCTCCTTCATTTCAACAGATCCCGCGGTTGGAAAACATCCTTGTCTGCCCCGCGCCTTCTGCATCCTATTTGCCCTCAATGCGCAAAATTGGCTTCGTTTTGTCGCTTTGTTACTGGTCAGCCTCCCTCGTCCTTGCTTTAAGCGCGTGAGAACAAGAACCATGCCCGTCGCACGAGCAACAATGTTGCTGTAGAAATCACTGGCATTCTCCTGCAATTAGACCGTTACTGAGTCGGCCGGGCGCCAACTCTGATTATCGCGCCAGTATCTCGCCTCGCGGACGCGGGTCGGACGCGGGGGGCAGTGCGGCATGTTCAGCCGCTTGTTCTTGCGTAGCAGATACCGGGGACACCGGTTCAAACGAATGGCGCAGACGCGCCGAATCATGTCGTTAGTTTACACGCGAACGACCGCCGCCATTTCATCGGCGACCCCGCATCATCGTGGGGATGACCAGGAGAGCCTCATCCGACTTTGGCGTGAAAAGCGGTGCGAAGCAGAGCCTGAGGATCCTCAGACAATTTGATCGTTCAGCTCGGGGCGGTCACTGAGGGTTTTGAACCGGAAGTGATATCAGCGCTCGAGCTCAGCTGCAGTGCAACATGTGGCTCATCGCAATGCGGTGCTCTCGATCGAAATCTCCCTCGGGGGCATCCGGCGACATTTTCGTGCCAACAGCCCCTCCCCCGTAGGTCGGCCTCGCGTTCCCAAAGGAGCCACCCCGTCGACGAAGCAAGGATCGCCTTGCCTTCAGTCCCAGCCAAGATTGCCTAGTTGCCAGAAGGGCCCCGCTAATGCGCGTCACCTCAAATTTTCTCAAACGGGGCCTTTAGGACGCAAAGTCAGCGACGAGTTCCCCGTCCGTTGCGCCGATCGCATCGTCAATCTCTGCATAGGCATGGAAACGAAAGAGGGTGGTGGACCCCCGCAAATTTCGCCGTTGCCGATCTTTGCGCCCGCTATCTGAGGCGCAAGATCAATGAATGGTGCTATCAGCCCACCTCAAATCGCAGCTGTCGAGCGCATCGCCGTCACAATTCGCGGCGCTGTGCCCTCCACCTTAACTATTGCCAGGCGAGACGTTGATCACTATCGCGCACTTCAGTCTGCAATCTTCCGCTACGCTGATCCGCAATCCGCCTCTGAATGCCTGCTGGCTATCAACATGGCCGAGCTCTCCTCGGAGACGCAGCGCTACCGGATACTGCGGCATAGGCTTCTGAACACCTACCGCACAAAGGCGGTCGAGATGACGCTTCACCGCGTTGATTGAACAGGCAACTCGTCGCCACTTCCAACTATTGTTCTACATTGTTCAGAATGCAGTGGATTAGCGAAAGTATGGAAAAACTGCAGCCCAGATTGACGCGCCTCTTCAAGCCCATGGCTTCGACCAACACGCCGTCAGCAGACCCGAGAGGTCCGCTCGCTAAAGCACTGCTCAATGGACCCAAGGCGCGGCGGTTGTCTCTAGTGAGAGAGCTCAACGCGTTTGGGGGCACAATGACCGTGACGCGGTGACGCTTCTTGAGAGAAAGATCGTGCCAGCAGCTCACCAAGGAAGGTAGAAAGCGATGAACAATGCGGCGCCAACTAGAACGGCTAACCAGAGGAGGCTCTTGAGGGATAACAATATGCTACCGGCCCTGGCGCGTAATTCCTCAGAGAACCGTCGGGAGCGCGCTTGAAGATCTGATTCCATGCCCCCCACCCCGTTCATCGCACCACTTGGACGCCTAGCGGCTGCAAGGAACGCGCTGGTCTCAACAGCCATTCTATATTGTTCCGCGATTTCCAGAAAAGCATTTCTTTCAAGCTCCGTCGAGGCGGCCTGCGCTTGCTCCAAGCAAATCATCCGCATTCGCCGGAACTCTTTAAGTTGCCTCTTCACGTGCAATGTGCGCCTAGGCCTTTGCAGATAGACTACATTCGCGTTGGTACGACCTTTAGCATTCTTAGATAAGCTAGTGAATTCAGCTCAATGGAGATCGGTGGGGTCGCGATCTTTGTTCAAACCGTCTATTCGTGGCTAAGTTCCATATGCCCAGAACTCTTGTCGAAGTCATAAGCCGGCGGAAGCCCCCAACGACTTATAGTCCTCATAAGCTAGCCCTAAGCCTTGTTCTAGCGAGACCGCGGCATGCCAGCCGAGTTCAGCCAGCCGGGTGACGTCGAGCAGCTTGCGCGGCGTACCGTCGGGACGCGAGGTGTCGAAACTGATCCCGCCGCTGTATCCGACGGTTTCGGCCACGAGGCGCGCGAAGTCGGCGATCGTGATGTCCTCTCCGGTGCCGATGTTGACCAGTTCGGCGCCGGAATACGTCTTCATCAGGTGCACGCAGGCATCGGCCATGTCGTCGACATAGAGGAACTCGCGCCGGGGCGTGCCGGTGCCCCACACCACGACGTTCGTCGCGCCCGAGAGCTTCGCGTCGTGGAAGCGCCGGATCAACGCGGCGACCACGTGACTCATTTCAGGGTGATAATTGTCGCCGGGACCGTAGAGATTGGTCGGCATCACGCTGATGAAATCACAACCGTATTGGCTGCGATAGGCCTCCACCATCTTGATGCCGGCGATCTTGGCGATCGCATAGGGTTCGTTGGTCGGCTCCAGCGGCCCCGAGAGCACGTAGTCTTCCCGGAGCGGCTGAGGCGCCAGCTTCGGATAGATGCAGGACGAGCCGAGAAACATCAGCTTCTCCGCACCATTGTGATGCGCGGCGTGAATCACGTTTGCGGCGATCGTAATGTTGTCGTAGATGAACTCGGCCCTCAGCGTATCGTTTGCGACGATGCCGCCGACCTTGGCGGCGGCGAGGAAGATCACCTGCGGCCGCATCTGCGCGAACCAGCCGAACACGGCCGTCTGGTTGCGGAGGTCGACCTCGTGCCGGTCCACCGTGACGAGCCTCACGTCCTCCCGTTGGAGCCGACGCACGAGCGCGCTACCGACCATGCCGCGATGGCCGGCGACGTAAACATTTTTGCCCTTCAGCTCAAATGGCGCGCTTGCCATGGGCTGTATCCCGTTTCGCCTCGGCAAGGTCGCTCGCCACCATCTCCTCGACGAGCTGAGCGAAGCTCCGCTTCGGCTTCCAGCCGAGCACCTGATGCGCCTTACTGGCGTCGCCGATGAGAAGATCGACCTCGGTCGGTCGGAAGTAGGTCGGATCGATCCTGACGACGGTCTTGCCGCTCGCTGCATCGACGCCTGTCTCCTCGATTCCCTCGCCCCGCCATTCGATACGGCGGCCGACCTGCGCGAACGCCAGTTCGACCATCTCCCGCACCGAGCGCGTCTCGCCGGTGGAGAGCACGAAATCGTCAGGCTTGTCGGCTTGAAGGATCATGTGCATGCCCTCGACATAGTCGCGCGCGTGCCCCCAGTCGCGCTTGGCCGAGAGATTGCCGAGATAGAGCGTATCCTCGAGACCGACCTCGATGCGGGCGACGCCGCGGGTGATCTTGCGGGTCACGAACGTCTCGCCGCGGATCGGGCTCTCGTGGTTGAACAGGATGCCGTTGGACGCGAACATGCCGTAGGCTTCGCGGTAGTTCACCGTGATCCAGTAACCATAGAGCTTGGCCACGCCATAAGGCGAGCGCGGGTAGAACGGCGTTGTCTCCTTCTGTGGAATCTCCTGCACAAGGCCATAAAGCTCGGAGGTCGAGGCTTGGTAGAACCGCGTCTCCTTCTCCATGCCGAGGATGCGAATCGCCTCCAGAAGCCGCAGCACGCCAATCGCATCCGCGTTCGCGGTATATTCAGGACTCTCGAAGCTGACCGCAACATGGCTCTGCGCGGCGAGATTGTAGATCTCGGTCGGCCTGATGTTCTGCACCAGACGGATCAGATTGGTCGAGTCCGTCATATCACCATAGTGCATCAGGAACGGCACGCTGCCGACATGAGGGTCCTGATAGAGGTGATCGACCCGCGCGGTATTGAATGAGGACGAGCGCCGTTTGATGCCGTGCACGATGTAGCCGAGCGACAGCAGGTATTCGGCCAGATAGGCGCCGTCCTGGCCGGTCACGCCGGTGATCAGAGCAACACGTTGAGTCATGGCCGACTTTGTTCCCGCAGTATTTGAAAGAAATGGATGCACACAGAACGCCGGGCGAAGCGCATGCCCTTGCCTCTTCTTGGCCATATCGCCTCGGGCGGGTCAACCCGGGACACGGGTGGAAACCGGGGTTAACGGCGGCGCGGAGACGGATTGGACCTGGAACATAATCGTGATACTGAGCACACAGAGCGATTGGGCCGGGCGGCGGTTTCGCAGCCGTCTTAAGAGACACAAACTCGAGCAGAATGCCCCCAGACAGAAAGAGCGCAGCAATCGACCAGGCGCTGCGCCCGGAGGAGACTGACATCCATCGGCTACACGATTGGATGCCACGTGAACCGGCGGCCCGGGGTGTGCATATCAATGCTTTCGAGTATTGGCCGTTTCATTTCGACGGCCCTATTAAATGTTACCGGTGCGTCAGCGAACGCCGCAAGCCGCAGCGCGGCATGATCATCGACCTTCTGAGCAGGTTGCCCGTCGAGACGAGTTGGAGCTTCCTGGTCTGTGACAGGCCGTCGGACGTCGAAGCCGCGGACGCCGCGGGGCTCCCGGGCGACACCTTTCTGGGCGGAAACCTCCGGGGCTTCTTCTTGCCGCTTTTGGCGATCGGATAACAACGTGGCGAAAGGTCCCAGCTTCATTCTCGCGACGGAATTCTATCCGCCGGACCCAAGCACGACGGCGATCTATCTCGGCGCGATCGCCGATGCGATCGCGCTCGACATGCGG from the Bradyrhizobium sp. WBAH42 genome contains:
- a CDS encoding GDP-L-fucose synthase, which encodes MASAPFELKGKNVYVAGHRGMVGSALVRRLQREDVRLVTVDRHEVDLRNQTAVFGWFAQMRPQVIFLAAAKVGGIVANDTLRAEFIYDNITIAANVIHAAHHNGAEKLMFLGSSCIYPKLAPQPLREDYVLSGPLEPTNEPYAIAKIAGIKMVEAYRSQYGCDFISVMPTNLYGPGDNYHPEMSHVVAALIRRFHDAKLSGATNVVVWGTGTPRREFLYVDDMADACVHLMKTYSGAELVNIGTGEDITIADFARLVAETVGYSGGISFDTSRPDGTPRKLLDVTRLAELGWHAAVSLEQGLGLAYEDYKSLGASAGL
- a CDS encoding HAD-IIIA family hydrolase; this encodes MKRPAVFFDRDGVLNEDDRYAFDPDKLRWVEGAKQAVKAVNDAGYFAFVVTNQSGIARGYYEERHVRNLHEWMSRELAIVGAHIDAFEFCPHHPDGLIERYRILCNCRKPQPGMIRALLGRYPVDIDDSFMVGDKQTDLAAAQAAGIAAYFFNGSNLHTFIAPLLTAWSHDSPHQPLSHRGGAGTED
- the gmd gene encoding GDP-mannose 4,6-dehydratase, which codes for MTQRVALITGVTGQDGAYLAEYLLSLGYIVHGIKRRSSSFNTARVDHLYQDPHVGSVPFLMHYGDMTDSTNLIRLVQNIRPTEIYNLAAQSHVAVSFESPEYTANADAIGVLRLLEAIRILGMEKETRFYQASTSELYGLVQEIPQKETTPFYPRSPYGVAKLYGYWITVNYREAYGMFASNGILFNHESPIRGETFVTRKITRGVARIEVGLEDTLYLGNLSAKRDWGHARDYVEGMHMILQADKPDDFVLSTGETRSVREMVELAFAQVGRRIEWRGEGIEETGVDAASGKTVVRIDPTYFRPTEVDLLIGDASKAHQVLGWKPKRSFAQLVEEMVASDLAEAKRDTAHGKRAI
- a CDS encoding recombinase family protein, whose amino-acid sequence is MSNALIVHKAHLPKSLLSGLAAQYVRMSTDRQQYSIQNQAAVIAAYAHAHHLTLVRTYKDEGESGLLIKNRTGLLQLLEDVESSQADFGHLLVYDVSRWGRFQDVDESAHYEFVCRRAGIKVAYCAEQFENDGSMLASIVKNIKRVMAAEYSRELSAKVYAGQCRFARLGYKPCGRAGYALVRELVDEKMQTRRVMKQGERKYLLTDHIRIRPGAPMEIAVVKWIFERFLEVKSETVIAWELNQKGLVTSTGVPWTRAAVGTVLRNESYIGNLIFNRKSQKLRQAAVRNPPDQWIRCKDCIEPIIDREIFFTARNIIENRRVDLSEDEMLVRLRKTLLKEGRLTPTIIDRTPGLPCSATCQTHFGNFRNLYRLLGYSPKRNYEFLDARPVWSELRAKLVEQVAAAIKAAGGRISSGGWSHCLRVNGSACLSVRAARWTPPQKPTHAPHWSIEREACLPGGWIAAIRLAEHNKTVLDYVLLPTDGKVKRTIRFSEAARARRGIARFKTAKGLVQAITRRLTKADPTTQTPPTRQRGRAKAMPSKSRKIHRRR
- a CDS encoding YqaJ viral recombinase family protein → MDSRAFPPSRRAFIGGSDAKIIMGVDEAALLRLWQEKRGEREPQDLANDLVVQLGSVTEPLNRHWYETHTGHKVSEVQRQFFHPLHRWMAATLDGRIDATGAVFEAKFMLPWNFSEELAAEKHMPQLQHNMWVTASRTAVLSVITGGGKWVEITVGADPLYQHLLLTAEKKFWRCVANGEPPRLFGIEPPRARLQAVRAVDMSASNAWAALAEVFRRTRDAAIDHERAKSELKALVPEDAREATGHGVRAKRSKSGAISFELTGRP
- a CDS encoding ERF family protein — protein: MYQSSQSINQVAAALARAQAELENPEKALTATLPGPFPNSECHSFRYASLARGLEIVRKSLSKQEIATVQATALEPESGLIRLTTALLHSSGEWIASDWPVCTIADIATPHRMGAALTYARRYALFTLIGIAGEDEFDAPDLAIRPGSNPPADELGSPPGVVPPGSPLPTANAPWRAETKRAAAGQAAAPATEPKTSEALAARLLAELQSLANVEDIDRWAQRVWRHANTLTVRGAQRLGEALEDRLTRLQAAEQSTPSPEAADTDGAASWARVGKLQRRRDREHLRFVAKQPCLACGRSPSDPHHLQFAQPRGLGLKVSDEFTVPLCRAHHRELHRASNEVEWWLRLAIEPLEVARRLWLTTHPL
- a CDS encoding HAD hydrolase-like protein; this encodes MPREPAARGVHINAFEYWPFHFDGPIKCYRCVSERRKPQRGMIIDLLSRLPVETSWSFLVCDRPSDVEAADAAGLPGDTFLGGNLRGFFLPLLAIG